From Polynucleobacter sp. MWH-Braz-FAM2G, a single genomic window includes:
- a CDS encoding Flp family type IVb pilin has product MASKILLFFRNLIHQEDGITAIEYALIAGAILVAIYLIVGKVGTSSSATFSAINSAI; this is encoded by the coding sequence ATGGCTTCAAAAATATTATTATTTTTTAGGAATTTAATTCATCAAGAAGATGGCATCACTGCCATTGAGTACGCTCTAATAGCGGGCGCAATTCTAGTGGCTATTTATCTTATTGTTGGTAAAGTTGGCACCTCTTCCAGTGCAACTTTTAGCGCAATCAACTCAGCAATATAA
- a CDS encoding sialate O-acetylesterase has translation MKKKNSYAIKIVIFILYLVLIYFGFYRKDFIRIDKYERLVSFPGKTKVECPTQKKETGVLLVIGQSNSANYAEKIYATEFPDKVFNYFDGRCYVASSPLLGASGIYGEFITPLADKLIKDGIYENVIIISAGIGGTPISRWKSGGDLNNILLDSLKGPEASYRVTDIIWHQGEADFLLGTSADEYFRSFHSLVDSLGSSIANAKIFISISTKCGSDPTWHVNNPVARGQKALIDSKQIFLGADTDVLLERQDRRVEDDCHLSQSGQEKTARDYANSIGKARSNLR, from the coding sequence ATGAAAAAGAAAAATTCATATGCAATAAAAATTGTGATTTTTATTCTTTATCTTGTGCTGATTTATTTTGGTTTTTATAGGAAAGATTTCATTCGCATAGATAAATACGAAAGATTGGTAAGTTTTCCTGGTAAGACCAAAGTCGAATGTCCGACACAGAAGAAAGAAACCGGTGTATTGCTTGTTATAGGCCAGTCAAATTCAGCAAATTATGCTGAAAAGATATATGCAACTGAGTTTCCAGATAAGGTTTTTAATTACTTCGATGGAAGATGTTATGTGGCATCTTCACCATTGTTAGGAGCCTCTGGGATTTATGGGGAATTTATCACGCCGCTTGCTGATAAATTGATCAAAGATGGCATCTATGAAAATGTAATCATCATATCGGCGGGCATAGGTGGAACTCCTATATCCCGCTGGAAATCAGGAGGAGACTTGAATAATATCTTGCTTGATTCTTTAAAAGGGCCGGAAGCTTCTTATAGAGTTACAGATATTATTTGGCACCAAGGAGAGGCTGATTTTCTTCTTGGCACTTCAGCAGATGAGTATTTCCGTTCATTTCATTCCCTTGTTGATTCTCTTGGGAGTAGCATCGCGAATGCAAAAATATTTATTTCCATCTCGACTAAATGTGGCTCTGACCCTACATGGCACGTTAATAATCCAGTTGCTCGTGGGCAGAAAGCACTGATTGATAGCAAGCAGATTTTCTTGGGGGCTGATACTGACGTTTTATTAGAAAGACAAGATAGACGTGTTGAGGATGACTGCCACTTAAGCCAAAGTGGGCAAGAAAAAACAGCTAGAGACTATGCAAATTCAATCGGGAAGGCCCGAAGCAATCTACGGTAA
- a CDS encoding tetratricopeptide repeat protein — MLTQVLTALQNQDLLRAQFLLKEILASSPNNLDAMHLMGIVCGMMGRPNEALPFFEQCLQINPQDAMLRFNLAKALSSLQRDGDALEHHQQAAKLDPSNQDIWLNYGRSLDNLRKRKEALACYEKAVSLKPDLMEGWFNKGKILGELKCYDEALNSYMRAYQLRPTEPFLLGIILHYKMLICDWADLDGLYEHIQQNLRNGLKIVEPFGFQGISHSESDLLLAAKIFANERYPLRQAGPILAKPIRKKIRAAYLCGEFRDQATSVLMTGVYESHDKEKFEIFALDNGWNDGSVLRNRMEQAFQEMIDISSLSDEAVAELIKNLDIDILVNLNGYFGEARPNVFARHPAPIQVNFLGFPGTLGASYMDYLIADPIIIPPTSQEYYVEKIAYMPNSYQANDSKRIISDRIFSRSELGLPENGFVYCCFNNNYKITPQTFDCWMRILKAVDGSVLWLIEDNVFAANNLRIEAKNRGVSPDRIIFATRLSLPDHLARHSNADLFLDTLPYNAHTTASDALWTGLPVLTCLGNTFPGRVATSLLSALEMPELITNSMQEYENLAVELANSHDKFQAIKNKLLNHLNTKSLFDTQTYTRDLEDLYQKMYDRYQANLNPEHLY; from the coding sequence ATGCTCACACAAGTTTTGACGGCTTTACAAAATCAGGATCTTTTGAGGGCTCAGTTCTTACTGAAAGAAATCCTTGCTTCCTCTCCAAATAATCTAGATGCTATGCATTTGATGGGGATAGTTTGTGGGATGATGGGAAGACCAAATGAAGCCTTGCCGTTTTTCGAGCAGTGTTTGCAGATAAATCCACAAGATGCGATGTTGCGTTTTAATTTGGCAAAAGCACTTTCTTCATTGCAAAGAGATGGTGATGCTCTTGAACATCATCAGCAAGCAGCAAAATTGGATCCATCTAACCAGGATATTTGGCTTAATTACGGCAGAAGCTTGGATAATCTGAGAAAGCGCAAAGAAGCTTTGGCTTGTTATGAGAAAGCTGTATCGCTCAAGCCAGATCTGATGGAGGGTTGGTTTAATAAGGGCAAGATTCTTGGGGAATTGAAATGCTACGACGAGGCATTAAATTCTTATATGAGGGCATATCAACTCCGACCCACAGAACCCTTCTTGCTCGGAATTATCTTGCATTACAAGATGTTGATATGTGATTGGGCTGATTTGGATGGCCTATATGAACACATACAACAAAATTTGAGAAACGGCCTAAAAATTGTTGAGCCTTTTGGCTTTCAGGGAATATCACATTCGGAAAGCGATCTTTTATTAGCAGCAAAAATTTTTGCTAATGAACGCTATCCTTTGCGCCAAGCTGGTCCAATTTTAGCTAAACCAATCAGAAAAAAAATAAGAGCGGCTTATTTGTGCGGGGAGTTTAGAGACCAAGCCACTTCTGTGCTTATGACTGGTGTTTATGAATCTCACGACAAAGAAAAATTCGAAATTTTTGCTTTAGATAACGGATGGAATGATGGGAGTGTATTGCGCAATAGGATGGAACAGGCTTTTCAAGAAATGATTGATATCAGCTCTCTATCGGACGAAGCTGTTGCGGAGTTAATAAAAAATCTTGATATAGATATATTAGTGAATTTAAATGGTTATTTTGGGGAGGCTCGTCCAAATGTATTTGCTCGGCATCCAGCGCCAATACAGGTAAATTTTCTTGGGTTTCCTGGAACCTTAGGTGCATCTTATATGGATTACTTAATTGCAGATCCTATTATTATTCCTCCTACAAGTCAGGAGTATTACGTAGAAAAAATTGCTTATATGCCCAATAGCTACCAAGCAAATGATTCAAAACGTATCATTTCTGACCGAATTTTTTCAAGGTCAGAATTGGGTTTGCCTGAAAATGGATTTGTTTATTGTTGTTTCAATAATAACTATAAGATTACTCCTCAAACTTTTGATTGTTGGATGAGGATTTTGAAGGCTGTCGATGGAAGTGTGCTCTGGTTAATTGAAGATAATGTTTTTGCGGCCAACAATTTAAGGATTGAGGCAAAAAATAGAGGGGTATCACCAGACCGGATTATTTTTGCTACTCGCTTATCGCTTCCGGATCATTTGGCGCGTCATAGCAATGCTGATCTTTTCTTGGACACCCTTCCATATAATGCGCACACTACCGCTAGTGATGCTTTGTGGACCGGATTACCAGTGTTGACTTGCCTAGGGAATACATTCCCCGGAAGAGTGGCCACTAGTTTGCTTAGTGCATTAGAAATGCCTGAATTAATTACTAATTCAATGCAGGAATATGAGAATCTTGCAGTTGAGCTTGCCAATAGTCATGATAAATTTCAAGCGATTAAAAACAAACTGCTAAATCATCTCAACACTAAGTCTTTGTTTGATACTCAAACGTATACAAGAGACTTGGAAGATTTATATCAAAAAATGTACGATCGTTATCAAGCAAACTTAAATCCAGAACATCTTTATTAG
- a CDS encoding class I SAM-dependent methyltransferase, whose translation MTQSTNLQWEDGGQTHSAKWHSENGIAPHKRIQIVDDTLTADLAYRLACEGTAMLYKGDFQNARQLLQALVRRVDRPSKKSTRVNKVAKEKSKSPLDRFNLHRLAQSQRARILGMVLILINADHSISLRRAPDVAQACAEAYGEQSSPYVISLRELLGVISAHEWRKKGVPILARDEEEIRIHPHYGVFSPIRGEYIELVLKAPLPALIKQNSIAFDIGTGTGVLAVVLAMRGIQEIIATDLNERAIACALENVNRLQLNSHVKVTKIDLFPEGKATLVICNPPWLPARPSSSLEHAVYDPDSQMLKGFLGGLKEHLLPDGEGWLILSDLAEHMGLRTREELLSWIEQAGLKVNSRLDTKPTHQKAFDKTDALYEARSKEITSLWRLRPQIS comes from the coding sequence GTGACTCAGTCAACAAACCTTCAATGGGAAGATGGTGGTCAAACTCATAGTGCTAAATGGCATTCTGAAAATGGTATCGCACCACATAAGAGGATTCAGATTGTTGACGATACTCTGACCGCCGATCTTGCATATCGCCTTGCCTGTGAAGGCACAGCGATGCTTTATAAGGGCGACTTTCAGAATGCTCGACAACTCTTGCAAGCATTGGTTCGCAGAGTAGATAGGCCTTCTAAAAAATCCACTAGGGTAAATAAAGTTGCAAAAGAAAAATCGAAGAGTCCATTAGATAGGTTCAACCTACATCGCCTTGCTCAATCACAACGTGCACGCATCTTGGGGATGGTATTAATTCTTATAAACGCTGATCACAGCATTTCTTTGAGGCGTGCACCTGATGTAGCCCAAGCTTGTGCAGAGGCTTATGGTGAGCAGTCCTCGCCATATGTTATCTCCTTACGTGAATTGCTCGGTGTGATTAGTGCGCATGAGTGGCGTAAGAAGGGTGTGCCAATTTTGGCGAGAGATGAGGAAGAGATTCGTATTCATCCTCACTATGGAGTGTTTTCACCGATTCGCGGGGAGTATATAGAGCTTGTTCTTAAAGCTCCGCTCCCAGCTTTAATAAAGCAAAATTCAATTGCGTTTGATATTGGCACAGGAACTGGGGTGCTAGCAGTGGTACTAGCTATGCGTGGTATCCAAGAAATTATCGCCACTGATTTAAATGAGCGTGCAATAGCTTGTGCGCTAGAGAATGTTAACCGTCTCCAGCTAAATTCTCATGTGAAAGTGACAAAGATTGATTTGTTTCCAGAAGGTAAGGCTACGCTGGTAATTTGCAACCCCCCTTGGTTGCCTGCTAGGCCGAGCTCTTCTCTAGAGCACGCGGTGTATGACCCTGATAGTCAGATGCTCAAAGGATTTTTGGGTGGATTAAAAGAACATCTACTGCCTGATGGTGAGGGTTGGTTAATTCTTTCGGATTTGGCCGAACACATGGGTTTAAGAACGAGAGAAGAGCTTCTGAGTTGGATTGAGCAAGCTGGCTTAAAAGTCAACTCACGTTTGGATACTAAGCCAACACACCAGAAAGCATTTGATAAGACAGATGCATTGTACGAAGCGCGATCTAAGGAGATCACATCATTATGGCGATTGCGTCCTCAAATATCCTAG
- a CDS encoding pirin family protein, with product MIRNIQTIIPGIATSDGAGVKLRRSLGGQNQVRLDPFLMLDEFSSNDPNDYVAGFPAHPHRGFETVTYMLEGHMLHEDHLGNQGHLKTGGVQWMTAGRGIIHSEMPQQVSGAMRGFQLWINLPAKEKMKAAGYKDIQVDEIPKLALENGGAVKVIAGAFIQNGKDVQGPIQGITTSPLFLDVHLPSGAEFEHRIPKELNAFVYVYEGELEIGAPSRSVPKQAAIVLGDGDRFKAKAGSVGAQFIVLAALPLHEPIVQYGPFVMNTRAEIEQAIDDYQNNRFVVS from the coding sequence ATGATCCGCAACATCCAAACGATTATTCCTGGAATCGCTACATCTGATGGCGCAGGTGTGAAGTTGCGACGCAGTCTTGGTGGGCAGAATCAAGTCAGGCTAGATCCTTTCTTGATGCTAGATGAGTTTTCCTCCAATGATCCGAATGACTATGTAGCTGGCTTTCCAGCACATCCACATCGGGGTTTTGAGACGGTGACCTATATGTTGGAAGGGCATATGTTGCATGAAGATCATTTAGGCAATCAAGGGCACTTAAAGACTGGTGGCGTTCAATGGATGACGGCAGGGCGCGGCATTATTCACTCTGAGATGCCACAGCAGGTTAGCGGTGCTATGCGCGGCTTTCAATTGTGGATTAACCTGCCGGCCAAGGAAAAGATGAAAGCGGCAGGGTACAAAGATATTCAAGTAGACGAGATTCCCAAGCTTGCTCTAGAAAACGGCGGTGCAGTAAAGGTGATCGCGGGCGCATTCATTCAAAACGGTAAAGATGTTCAAGGCCCCATTCAGGGTATTACTACATCGCCATTATTTTTGGATGTGCACTTACCTTCTGGCGCTGAATTTGAACACCGCATTCCAAAAGAGCTCAATGCGTTTGTCTATGTATACGAGGGTGAGTTAGAGATTGGTGCACCCTCGAGGTCAGTTCCAAAGCAGGCTGCCATTGTTCTTGGTGATGGCGATCGCTTTAAAGCGAAAGCAGGGTCTGTTGGTGCTCAATTTATTGTTTTGGCGGCTTTACCTCTGCATGAGCCAATTGTTCAATATGGTCCCTTCGTTATGAATACGCGTGCTGAGATTGAGCAAGCAATTGATGATTATCAAAATAATCGCTTTGTGGTTTCCTAG
- a CDS encoding carboxymuconolactone decarboxylase family protein: MSERLIPYQPMDLAEPAELVAAIRKRRGGQFINLDRMLLHSVPIAEGWNHFIGEIRNNLSLDPKLRELAMCGVAVLNGAEYEFFHHAPPFKKAGGTEEQVQGIRLIGQPNFPKELYSPVENDAAELTFQMTRNIKVDPELMKRLQKSLGSTDTVELVTVIAAYNMVSRFLIALDVHPEEHPPV; the protein is encoded by the coding sequence ATGTCAGAACGTTTAATACCATACCAGCCAATGGATTTGGCTGAGCCAGCTGAGTTGGTGGCCGCTATTCGCAAACGACGCGGCGGTCAGTTTATTAATTTGGATCGTATGCTTTTGCATAGCGTTCCTATTGCGGAGGGTTGGAATCATTTCATTGGTGAGATTCGTAATAACCTTTCTTTAGATCCTAAGCTACGTGAGTTAGCCATGTGCGGGGTAGCAGTATTAAATGGCGCTGAGTATGAATTTTTTCACCATGCACCTCCTTTTAAGAAAGCGGGCGGTACAGAAGAGCAAGTTCAAGGTATACGTCTTATTGGGCAGCCGAATTTTCCAAAAGAGTTGTATTCCCCTGTAGAAAACGACGCTGCTGAGTTAACCTTTCAGATGACTCGCAACATCAAAGTGGATCCTGAGCTAATGAAGCGTTTGCAAAAATCCTTGGGAAGTACTGATACGGTAGAACTGGTGACGGTGATTGCCGCTTACAACATGGTATCTCGCTTTTTGATTGCATTAGATGTTCATCCTGAAGAACATCCACCAGTCTAA
- a CDS encoding tripartite tricarboxylate transporter substrate binding protein, with amino-acid sequence MLDLIKSAKRAFKNIILGSLIVFGLSGFVLAQTAGVGTWPTQKPIRLIAVFPPGGSVDQVARVLAPALQAELKQNVIVENIGGASGVIGTSAMTRSDPDGYTFAVVFDTHGVNPSLKDKLPYDSIKDIAPVILVGTSPMVLVASKKSGITSFKQLVDLSKTGKQFSYGSIGIGSLGHLAMARLAKQAGFDWNHIPYRGGGPLMQDALGGQVELAVGSEFLVKPHIDSGGVIPLVITTAKRSPSLPKVPTISESGFPGFSAPAWWAVVAPGKTPPAIVDSMNKALNKALKTPAVAEKFKAQGIEIVGGTPDAAREFIGKQIGIWGKFVIENNIKETAQ; translated from the coding sequence ATGCTGGATTTAATAAAATCGGCCAAAAGAGCCTTTAAAAACATCATATTAGGTTCACTTATAGTCTTTGGCCTGAGTGGATTTGTACTAGCTCAAACTGCAGGAGTGGGCACCTGGCCCACCCAAAAACCAATCCGTTTGATTGCTGTATTCCCGCCAGGTGGCTCAGTTGATCAGGTAGCACGGGTTTTGGCTCCCGCTTTACAGGCTGAGTTAAAGCAAAACGTGATTGTTGAAAATATTGGGGGTGCATCAGGCGTTATTGGCACTTCGGCTATGACTCGATCTGATCCTGATGGTTATACCTTTGCGGTGGTATTTGACACCCATGGCGTTAATCCGAGTCTGAAAGACAAGCTTCCCTATGACTCCATCAAAGATATTGCGCCTGTGATTTTGGTGGGCACATCACCAATGGTTTTAGTTGCCAGCAAGAAGTCTGGCATTACTAGTTTTAAGCAACTAGTTGATCTCTCAAAGACTGGTAAACAGTTTAGCTACGGCTCAATCGGTATTGGTAGTTTGGGGCATTTGGCAATGGCTCGTCTTGCAAAACAAGCAGGCTTTGATTGGAACCATATTCCTTATCGTGGCGGCGGTCCTTTGATGCAAGATGCATTAGGCGGTCAAGTTGAATTAGCAGTTGGCTCAGAGTTTTTAGTAAAGCCGCATATTGATAGTGGGGGCGTAATTCCATTGGTGATTACTACAGCCAAGAGATCACCTTCATTGCCTAAGGTGCCGACTATTTCAGAGAGTGGTTTTCCTGGGTTTAGTGCGCCAGCTTGGTGGGCAGTAGTGGCGCCAGGTAAAACACCTCCAGCGATCGTTGACTCAATGAACAAAGCTTTGAATAAAGCATTGAAGACTCCCGCTGTTGCCGAAAAGTTCAAGGCTCAAGGTATTGAGATTGTGGGCGGTACGCCTGATGCGGCTCGCGAATTTATTGGCAAGCAAATTGGCATCTGGGGCAAGTTCGTCATTGAAAACAATATTAAAGAAACTGCTCAGTAA
- a CDS encoding sulfurtransferase encodes MKSILNIAAYLFVSLDGLPELRAKILDECNARHLKGTILLTAEGINMFLAGRADELRGFLNWLRTDPRFAPLTAKESWSEDQPFKKMLVKLKNEIIRMNHPTIQPEKGRANFISPKKLQEWLDRGTDDLGRPVVMVDTRNAFEVDYGTFENALHFNIEKFTEFPAAISAHKDELADKTLVSFCTGGIRCEKSGLYMREIGMEHSYQLEGGILKYFEEVGSAHYQGSCFVFDEREALEPNLDSIPVERSIRKKLKASTS; translated from the coding sequence ATGAAGTCAATCCTGAATATTGCCGCCTATTTATTTGTTAGCCTAGATGGCTTGCCAGAACTGCGCGCCAAGATACTAGATGAATGCAATGCTCGCCACTTGAAGGGCACAATCTTATTAACTGCCGAGGGCATCAACATGTTCCTTGCAGGCAGAGCGGATGAACTACGTGGTTTTTTAAATTGGTTACGCACCGATCCTCGGTTTGCACCACTAACAGCCAAGGAAAGCTGGTCAGAAGATCAGCCTTTCAAAAAGATGTTGGTCAAACTGAAAAATGAAATCATCCGCATGAATCATCCGACCATTCAACCAGAGAAGGGTCGAGCAAATTTCATTAGCCCCAAGAAATTACAAGAATGGCTAGATCGCGGAACCGACGATCTTGGACGTCCAGTCGTTATGGTAGACACACGAAATGCTTTTGAGGTTGACTACGGAACCTTTGAGAATGCTTTGCATTTCAATATTGAAAAGTTCACCGAGTTTCCTGCAGCGATTTCAGCACACAAAGACGAATTAGCAGATAAAACACTCGTTAGCTTCTGCACTGGCGGCATTCGCTGCGAAAAATCCGGCCTTTATATGCGAGAAATAGGCATGGAACACAGCTACCAGCTTGAGGGCGGGATTCTGAAGTATTTCGAAGAGGTTGGCTCTGCCCACTACCAAGGTAGTTGCTTTGTCTTTGATGAGCGCGAGGCGCTCGAGCCCAATCTCGACTCGATCCCAGTAGAGCGCTCTATCCGTAAAAAACTTAAAGCGAGCACATCCTGA
- a CDS encoding tripartite tricarboxylate transporter substrate binding protein: protein MSTSINRQKPIFLSFFLFAFLGMAIQLNAQAQSAGPAYPVKPIKLIAPVAAGGGLDNIARAVAEKLSRSIGQTVVVENMGGGGGSIASQATAKAPADGYTLMIAYVGTHGTNPAVRKLPYDAIKDFTPIGMIGATPNVLIINPELPIKNFKEFVDYAKKNPAKLSYGSAGPGTLTHLGMEQLKLAAGIFMVHVPYRGVGPAYTDLLAGQTQAMFPTLFAALPYISTNRVRGLAVTGSKRSSAAPNIPTFKELGYNGFDGQQWYGLVGPANLPPAIVTKLNAELNKVLALPDFSEKMTSEAMTLMPMTPAQFTNYIKEDIARWAKVAKDRNIEIE from the coding sequence ATGTCTACATCGATTAATCGGCAAAAGCCGATTTTTTTGTCATTCTTTCTATTTGCATTTCTGGGAATGGCAATCCAGCTCAATGCTCAGGCACAAAGTGCCGGACCAGCATATCCTGTTAAACCTATCAAACTTATTGCACCTGTCGCCGCTGGAGGTGGCTTAGATAATATTGCGCGTGCAGTAGCAGAAAAACTTTCTCGCTCCATCGGCCAAACGGTCGTTGTAGAAAATATGGGCGGTGGTGGTGGATCTATAGCCTCACAAGCAACCGCTAAAGCACCAGCAGATGGCTACACCCTGATGATTGCCTATGTAGGTACACATGGAACCAATCCTGCGGTACGCAAATTGCCCTATGACGCGATCAAGGATTTCACACCAATCGGTATGATAGGCGCCACGCCGAATGTCCTAATCATTAATCCCGAATTACCCATCAAGAACTTTAAAGAGTTTGTGGATTATGCAAAAAAGAACCCGGCTAAATTAAGCTATGGTTCCGCAGGGCCAGGGACTCTTACCCACCTAGGTATGGAGCAACTCAAATTAGCCGCCGGAATCTTTATGGTGCACGTACCTTACCGAGGTGTTGGTCCTGCATATACTGATCTCTTAGCGGGTCAAACTCAAGCTATGTTCCCCACCTTGTTTGCCGCGCTCCCTTACATCTCCACCAATCGGGTTCGTGGACTTGCCGTTACCGGATCTAAGCGTAGTTCAGCTGCGCCCAATATTCCAACCTTTAAGGAGTTGGGTTACAACGGTTTTGATGGTCAACAATGGTACGGCTTAGTAGGCCCCGCTAATCTACCGCCTGCGATTGTCACAAAACTCAATGCAGAATTAAATAAGGTGCTCGCTTTGCCAGACTTCTCGGAAAAAATGACAAGCGAGGCTATGACATTAATGCCCATGACGCCTGCGCAATTTACCAATTACATCAAAGAAGATATTGCACGCTGGGCAAAAGTAGCCAAAGACCGCAATATCGAAATTGAATAA
- a CDS encoding MmgE/PrpD family protein, producing the protein MSHAIAAAADLNAPPVTKILAEFVNAHPSQGWTPEVEHEAHRTFLNWLGCAIGAANHESVESSLAAIREFQPAPQASILGRKDKVDMGGAALINGISSHTFDFDDTHLKTVIHPAGPVASAILALGEHINANGRQMIDSLILGIDVACRVGNAMYPDHYHRGWHITGSTGMLGSAAACSRLMGLDLQKTTMALGIAASQPVGMREQFGTMTKPFHPGGAARAGQLSALLAKHGFTASPKALEAGRGYMQTVSTKCDWTEIDRALGKSFEISLNTYKPFACGIVIHPAIDACAQLRAQGVKAEDVERIELRVHPLVLELTGKKTPKDGLEGKFSVYHGCAVGLIFGQAGEGEYADDIVNRPDVVALRAKVNATTDTSISEASVDVKAFLKDGKEVHIFVKNAIGSVENPMSDANLEQKFTSLAEPIIGKEKTRQLISALWKLGQAQDLKQILSLCTPD; encoded by the coding sequence ATGTCCCACGCTATCGCCGCAGCAGCTGATCTAAATGCTCCGCCAGTTACTAAAATTTTGGCTGAGTTCGTAAATGCACACCCAAGCCAGGGTTGGACTCCAGAAGTTGAGCATGAAGCTCATCGTACATTTTTAAATTGGCTTGGTTGCGCTATCGGCGCCGCCAATCATGAAAGTGTTGAATCTTCATTGGCCGCCATTCGTGAATTTCAACCAGCTCCACAAGCTAGTATTTTAGGGCGCAAAGATAAAGTGGACATGGGTGGCGCGGCATTGATTAACGGCATTAGCTCCCACACTTTCGACTTTGATGACACTCATCTCAAAACAGTGATCCACCCAGCAGGTCCTGTTGCTTCAGCCATCTTGGCTCTTGGCGAACATATCAACGCGAATGGACGTCAAATGATTGACTCTTTAATTCTTGGAATTGATGTAGCTTGCCGAGTTGGTAATGCAATGTACCCAGATCATTACCATCGTGGCTGGCATATTACTGGCTCCACAGGTATGCTTGGCTCTGCCGCTGCATGCTCTCGCTTAATGGGTCTAGACCTTCAGAAAACTACTATGGCTCTTGGTATTGCAGCATCGCAACCAGTTGGTATGCGTGAGCAATTCGGCACCATGACAAAACCATTTCATCCGGGTGGTGCTGCACGAGCAGGACAACTTTCTGCTTTGCTCGCAAAGCATGGATTTACTGCTAGCCCTAAAGCGCTTGAAGCTGGTCGCGGATATATGCAAACCGTATCTACTAAGTGTGATTGGACTGAGATTGATCGTGCCCTAGGAAAGTCTTTTGAGATTTCCTTAAATACATATAAGCCTTTTGCTTGTGGCATTGTGATTCATCCAGCCATTGATGCTTGTGCGCAATTACGCGCCCAAGGCGTTAAAGCAGAAGATGTTGAGCGTATTGAATTGCGCGTACACCCATTGGTCTTGGAATTAACTGGCAAAAAAACGCCTAAAGATGGGCTAGAAGGTAAGTTCAGCGTTTATCACGGCTGTGCCGTAGGTTTAATTTTTGGCCAAGCAGGCGAAGGGGAATATGCGGATGACATCGTCAACCGTCCTGACGTTGTCGCTCTGCGCGCTAAAGTGAATGCCACCACTGATACCTCCATTAGTGAAGCTTCTGTTGACGTCAAAGCATTCTTGAAAGACGGCAAAGAAGTGCACATTTTTGTGAAGAATGCGATTGGCTCTGTAGAAAACCCAATGAGTGACGCCAACTTAGAGCAAAAGTTCACTAGTTTGGCTGAACCAATTATTGGCAAAGAAAAAACTCGTCAACTAATTTCTGCTTTGTGGAAATTAGGCCAAGCGCAAGACCTCAAACAAATTCTGAGCCTTTGCACTCCAGACTAA
- a CDS encoding D-2-hydroxyacid dehydrogenase family protein — MASLPNIVVLGDYERALRRFSNWDKLDQQANLTFHHEPLRDEALFEAVKDADAIAIVRDRSPFNEAMIARLPKLKFLMFTGERNVTLEAAALVSRNIPMACTPGGPSKETTAELTWALILGASKRLVEENKLIASGGWRDAMSLLPMLSGERLGIMGLGAIGSRVARVGAAFGMEVVAWSPRMTPERAAAENAKAVSLDELLKTSKVVSMHLVAGPGTKGLISADQLALMRPDSILVNTSRAALINMPDLQKALAAGRPGQAAVDVFDIEPLPENDALRNTPNLLVTPHLGFIAEPIFEAFSKGITETLEAWLENKPLPHPFKPQ; from the coding sequence ATGGCCTCATTACCAAACATCGTTGTACTCGGAGACTACGAGCGCGCTCTACGTCGCTTTTCTAATTGGGACAAGTTAGACCAGCAAGCGAATCTTACGTTTCATCATGAGCCCCTGCGAGATGAAGCTTTATTTGAGGCTGTAAAAGATGCCGATGCTATTGCCATTGTTAGAGATCGCTCCCCATTCAATGAAGCGATGATCGCTCGCTTACCAAAGCTAAAGTTCTTGATGTTTACTGGTGAACGTAACGTCACCTTGGAGGCAGCTGCTTTAGTTTCCAGAAATATTCCAATGGCATGCACACCCGGCGGTCCATCCAAAGAAACCACCGCAGAATTAACCTGGGCTTTGATTCTGGGTGCCTCCAAGCGACTCGTAGAAGAAAACAAATTGATTGCCTCTGGTGGTTGGCGTGATGCAATGTCTCTGCTACCAATGCTTTCGGGTGAACGCTTGGGCATTATGGGTCTTGGCGCAATTGGTAGTCGCGTAGCGCGCGTTGGCGCAGCATTTGGCATGGAAGTAGTAGCTTGGAGTCCACGCATGACACCAGAGCGAGCTGCCGCAGAAAATGCTAAAGCAGTAAGCTTAGATGAGCTTCTGAAAACCTCCAAAGTTGTATCCATGCACTTAGTGGCTGGCCCTGGAACAAAAGGTTTAATTAGCGCAGATCAATTGGCCCTTATGCGCCCTGACTCGATCCTTGTGAACACCTCCCGCGCAGCCCTTATTAATATGCCCGATCTTCAGAAAGCATTAGCTGCAGGTAGGCCTGGGCAAGCTGCAGTAGATGTCTTTGATATTGAACCGCTCCCTGAAAATGACGCACTCCGCAATACTCCCAACCTATTAGTCACACCCCATCTCGGATTTATTGCTGAACCTATTTTTGAAGCTTTCTCAAAAGGAATTACTGAGACATTAGAAGCATGGCTTGAAAATAAACCTCTGCCACATCCCTTTAAGCCTCAATAA